The DNA segment AGCGGCGCCGAGGCCGTCTCCTTCTTCCAAGGCTCCGGTTTGCCCAAGCAGGTCCTTGCGCAGGTCACTATCTCTCTCACACACTCTTGATTCTCAATTTCTGCTCATGATTTCATTTACTCGTTATCCTGCCATTATAAGTGTGATTAAGCATTTGAGTTAATTGGGTGCTGCTTCATGATTTCGTTAGTCTAATGCTAAATACATGAGAGATCACACTCACCCGTCTTCTTGTGCTGCAGATTTGGGCATTTGCAAACCAAAGCCAAAGTGGTTTCCTTGGCCGAGCAGAGTTTTACAATGCCCTCAAGCTTGTTACCGTGGCACAAAGTAGGCGGGAACTAACTCCTGAAATGGTAAAAGCAGCATTGTATGGCCCTGCTGCATCTAAGATTCCTGCACCTCAAATTAATTTCAGTGCCACAGCTGCAGCCCCTGTATCTGTACCTGCACCTGCACCTGCACCACAGGCTGGTCCTGTTAATCTTTTATCCCACCAAAATCTTGGACCAAGGGGGGCAGTTCCAAATCCGAGCGTTAACCAACAAAACCTTCCTTCTCTGGGAAGTCAGTTAGGGAGGCCTCCAGCTTCTAATCTACCACCTGGTGTTGCAACTCAAGGAATGGCAGTTGGTGGAGCACGACCTGAAATCCTCAATATGTCAGGTTACGGGTCTGCTGGTAAGATGGGTGAATCTCCAGGAGCAGCTTCCTCTCAGATAGCAGTCAGAGGAAGTAGTCCCCAAGCAACGCAGGAGGGGTTTGGGCTTGCAACCTCTGGATCAAATGTGGCACGGCCCCCTGGTCAATATCCTGCCTCCAGCATAAAGCCGTCAGATCAAATGGTTAAGGATTCTAAACCAGTCAGCCCTTCTGTTAATGGTAATCCCGATTCATTTTTTGGAGGTGATTTGTTTTCAGCTAGTTCATTTCAGCCCAAGCAAGTTTCTGCTCCACAAGGATATTCTTCTGGCAGTTCAACGCTTTCTTCAGCTATTGTACCTGTGCCCGGAGGAAACCAGCCTTCTATTAGGACTACTGCCCCTGATTCTTTGCAGGGGTCACTTGTAAGCCAGCCTGTTGGTGCTCAGCTTCAGCAAGCCCAGCCCGTGAGTGCTCAGCTTCAGCAAGCCCAGCCTGTTGGTGCTCAACCTGTGGTAAAACAGGACCAGTATGTCCCAGTTCAAAAACATAACATGCCGAATTCATCTGGACTTCCTGGGAGATTGCACGATTCTTCTTCCAGTCAGCCCCAGTCTCCATGGCCAAAGATGGCACAAACCGATGTTCAGAAATATATGAGAGTATTCATGGAAGTAGACACAGATAGAGACGGCAAAATCACTGGGGAACAAGCACGGAACTTGTTTCTTAGTTGGAGGTTGCCAAGAGGTATATTGCTTCTTACTTCACTCCCTTTTTTCTTGGACAGCTTGCTTAAAAGGCTATCTTTATTTTTCTAGTTCTCTAGCTCTACATACAATAGGAAATCAacttaaatatgattaattacACAAATTGAAGGACTATTTTGTTTTTGATGACATTTGCTTTTATGCATGTTTATTGGAAGGGGAGGGGTGTCTGTTTAGTTTTAACACCCTACATGAGTGTTATTTGTCAATGCCTAGCTAATTTCCTGAACATTATCTGTATGccatgttttatattttttcagagGTTTTACAGAAGGTCTGGGACTTATCCGATCAAGATAATGATAGCATGCTTTCTCTCAGGGAGTTTTGTATTGCATTGTACCTAATGGAGCGACACAGAGAAGGACGTGCTCTTCCAGCAGTACTTCCTAGTAATATCATGGTTGATTTACCAACTAGTGGTCAACCGGCTGCTCCCTACAGTGCCGTACCTTGGGGAAATCCATCAGGTGTGTGTCCAATAATTAGCAGCTTTTATTTTACTGCTACCAATACCCCAGTACTACTATTATCAGACATTTCTAGTATAACCattcatataaattaaaattatgtttttgtgTCTTTTTGCTATTTTGTCTTTTGAAGGTTTTCAACAACAAGGGGTGACTGGTTCCGGGGCTCGACAAGTGAATCCTGCTGCAGGTCGGCCGCCAAGGCCAGCTGCTGTCTCTCAGTCTGATGAAGGACCTCAGAACAAACCACAGAAATCTAAAATTCCAGTATTGGAGAAGCACCTCATAAATCAGCTGAGTTCAGATGAgcaaaattcaat comes from the Phaseolus vulgaris cultivar G19833 chromosome 8, P. vulgaris v2.0, whole genome shotgun sequence genome and includes:
- the LOC137826988 gene encoding uncharacterized protein, whose protein sequence is MASAAPNVDLFDAYFRRADLDRDGRISGAEAVSFFQGSGLPKQVLAQIWAFANQSQSGFLGRAEFYNALKLVTVAQSRRELTPEMVKAALYGPAASKIPAPQINFSATAAAPVSVPAPAPAPQAGPVNLLSHQNLGPRGAVPNPSVNQQNLPSLGSQLGRPPASNLPPGVATQGMAVGGARPEILNMSGYGSAGKMGESPGAASSQIAVRGSSPQATQEGFGLATSGSNVARPPGQYPASSIKPSDQMVKDSKPVSPSVNGNPDSFFGGDLFSASSFQPKQVSAPQGYSSGSSTLSSAIVPVPGGNQPSIRTTAPDSLQGSLVSQPVGAQLQQAQPVSAQLQQAQPVGAQPVVKQDQYVPVQKHNMPNSSGLPGRLHDSSSSQPQSPWPKMAQTDVQKYMRVFMEVDTDRDGKITGEQARNLFLSWRLPREVLQKVWDLSDQDNDSMLSLREFCIALYLMERHREGRALPAVLPSNIMVDLPTSGQPAAPYSAVPWGNPSGFQQQGVTGSGARQVNPAAGRPPRPAAVSQSDEGPQNKPQKSKIPVLEKHLINQLSSDEQNSINSKFQEASEADKKVEELEKEIGESKEKIEFYRAKMQELVLYKSRCDNRLNEVIERISADKHEVEILAKKYEAKYKQVGDLSSKLTTEEATFRDIQEKKIELYQAIVKIQQDGKGDATLQAHVDHIQSDLDELVKSLNERCKKYGLHAKPTTLLELPFGWQPGIQEGAADWDEDWDKLEDKEFVFVKELTLDVQNTIAPPKQKLPSAVNTEAANTETVNTEAVNPDSPAFAASPKSDDKSEKPQTTTNEQGIGNGSVYNKSEDGSAKSAPNSPFAGSAIGSPHGDFADSDFRKTAGEDSSPRDHNIQETQSDRGGVKSVFSGDKSFDEPNWGTFDTNDDIDSVWAFNANNTTKEERDFEGGGDNYFFDSGDLGLNPIKTGSPRVGDLFQRNTRFTFDDSVPSTPLFSSSSSPQRPKEWLETAFDFSRFDSFRTHDSVPLPARDATEQFDSVRNSVDFDQVHGFPAFDDSDPFGSGPFRTSSDSQTPKRGSDNWSAF